In Alistipes ihumii AP11, a genomic segment contains:
- a CDS encoding endonuclease/exonuclease/phosphatase family protein produces the protein MKYFLLIWMLCPLAWLHAAGPGIRIACYNAESLHDTIPDRLIDDGDYTPRGARQWNGERYRLKIGHIARVIDELDADLLLLTEIENESVLRDLMLATSSDYNYIHRHTSDRRGMDIALLYRGSLFFPGRVRQIAGPGLPRELLVVDGLLDGEPLTLIGAHLPSQLNRASYRLRALGTLRKAVDSILRRDPDRKLLVMGDMNCTPQSAEAVRELGIRDPADTVREGTYRRVPLYTPLLGPSRRGFGSYAYRDRRFLYDWIAASPAATRGPGLRLSHGGVFVRDWMLHSSGPFKGYPLRTFRSREYLGGYSDHLPVYVELEASEPE, from the coding sequence ATGAAATATTTCCTATTGATATGGATGCTCTGCCCGCTCGCTTGGTTGCATGCCGCCGGTCCCGGCATCCGCATCGCGTGCTACAATGCCGAGTCGCTGCACGACACGATCCCCGACCGGCTGATCGACGACGGCGACTACACGCCGCGAGGCGCCCGGCAATGGAACGGCGAGCGCTACCGGCTCAAAATCGGACACATCGCCCGGGTGATCGACGAACTGGACGCCGACCTGCTGTTGCTGACCGAAATCGAGAACGAGAGCGTCCTCAGGGACCTGATGCTCGCAACTTCCTCCGACTACAACTACATTCACCGGCACACGTCCGATAGGCGCGGTATGGACATCGCGCTGCTGTACCGCGGAAGTCTGTTTTTCCCCGGGCGCGTCCGTCAGATCGCCGGGCCGGGACTTCCCCGCGAGCTGCTCGTCGTCGACGGACTGCTCGACGGAGAACCGCTGACGCTGATCGGCGCCCACCTGCCCTCGCAACTGAACCGCGCTTCGTATCGGCTTCGGGCGCTCGGAACGCTCCGGAAAGCCGTCGATTCGATCTTGCGCCGCGATCCCGACCGCAAATTGCTGGTAATGGGCGACATGAACTGCACGCCCCAATCGGCGGAGGCCGTCCGGGAACTGGGCATACGCGATCCGGCCGACACCGTCCGAGAGGGAACGTACAGACGCGTTCCGCTCTACACCCCGCTGCTCGGGCCGAGCCGCCGAGGCTTCGGCAGCTACGCCTACCGCGACAGGCGCTTCCTATACGACTGGATCGCGGCAAGTCCGGCCGCGACGCGCGGTCCCGGACTGCGGCTAAGTCACGGCGGAGTCTTCGTGCGCGACTGGATGCTTCATTCCTCCGGCCCGTTCAAAGGGTATCCGCTGCGCACTTTTCGCTCGCGCGAATACCTCGGCGGCTACAGCGACCATCTGCCCGTATACGTCGAGCTGGAAGCATCGGAACCGGAATAA